The following are from one region of the Phormidium sp. PBR-2020 genome:
- the rfbF gene encoding glucose-1-phosphate cytidylyltransferase yields MKVIILAGGLGTRLQEETTVKPKPMVSIGGKPVLWHIMKIYASYGFNEFAIALGYKGEVIKDYFLNYRYRTSSLTIQLLTGDVSIRQDRAEDWTVHLLDTGETTQTGGRIRRVIQSLNPKEPVMLTYGDGVANLDLHKLLDFHKSHGKLATITAVRPPARFGDIAFDGNLVTQFEEKPQSGGGWINGGFLILEPGVIDYIDADTTLFEQEPLERLAADRQLAAYKHEGFWQCMDTLRDVRLLESLWNSDHAPWKVW; encoded by the coding sequence ATGAAAGTCATCATCCTTGCCGGAGGACTCGGAACGCGCCTCCAAGAAGAAACCACCGTCAAACCCAAACCTATGGTGTCCATCGGTGGAAAACCCGTCCTCTGGCACATCATGAAAATCTACGCCAGCTATGGATTTAACGAATTTGCGATCGCCCTCGGTTATAAAGGAGAGGTTATCAAAGACTACTTCCTCAACTACCGCTATCGAACCAGTAGCCTCACCATCCAACTCCTCACCGGGGACGTATCCATCCGCCAAGACCGAGCCGAAGACTGGACTGTCCATCTCCTCGACACCGGCGAAACCACCCAAACCGGAGGACGCATCCGCCGAGTCATCCAGTCCCTGAACCCCAAAGAACCCGTCATGCTCACCTACGGCGATGGCGTCGCCAACCTAGACCTACACAAACTCCTAGACTTTCACAAAAGTCACGGGAAACTCGCCACCATTACCGCTGTCCGTCCCCCCGCTCGCTTCGGGGACATCGCCTTTGACGGCAACCTCGTCACCCAATTCGAGGAAAAACCGCAAAGTGGCGGCGGTTGGATTAACGGCGGTTTCCTCATCCTCGAACCCGGTGTTATAGATTACATCGACGCAGACACCACCCTATTTGAACAAGAACCCTTAGAGCGACTGGCCGCAGACCGACAATTAGCCGCCTACAAACACGAAGGGTTTTGGCAATGTATGGACACCCTCCGCGACGTGCGGCTCCTAGAAAGCCTCTGGAACAGCGACCATGCACCCTGGAAAGTGTGGTGA
- a CDS encoding GDP-mannose 4,6-dehydratase — translation MVDCRRQPRDRIPLTHPFWQDRPTLVTGATGLVGSWLVKRLLSVGADVLCLVRDDVPQSELVRSGAIAQVKLVRGDLCDQSTMERALGEYEIQTVFHLAAQTIVGIANRNPISTFESNIQGTWSLLEACRRSPTVRQIVIASSDKAYGTAPQLPYDETCPLQGEHPYDVSKSCADLIARSYAVTYNLPVTITRCGNFYGGGDLNWNRIVPGTIRSILRQQRPVIRSDGQYIRDYFYVEDGAAAYMLLAEKMSDHPEFYGEAFNFSNEIQVTVLQLVEQILSLMDSELTPDIRNQASHEIRHQYLSAAKARQQLNWSPLFDLPHGLKATINWYKSFL, via the coding sequence ATGGTAGACTGTCGGAGGCAACCTAGAGACCGAATCCCCTTGACCCATCCATTCTGGCAAGACAGACCCACCCTAGTCACCGGAGCAACCGGCCTAGTGGGTAGCTGGCTCGTTAAGCGCCTGTTATCCGTAGGCGCGGATGTCCTGTGTTTAGTGCGTGACGACGTTCCCCAGTCAGAATTAGTCCGTTCTGGAGCCATTGCCCAGGTCAAACTCGTCCGGGGAGACCTCTGTGACCAAAGTACAATGGAGCGGGCTTTAGGGGAGTATGAAATCCAAACCGTCTTTCACCTTGCCGCGCAAACCATTGTCGGCATCGCCAATCGCAATCCCATCTCCACCTTTGAAAGTAACATCCAGGGAACTTGGAGTTTACTTGAAGCCTGTCGTCGCAGTCCCACCGTCCGTCAGATTGTCATTGCCTCCTCCGACAAAGCCTATGGAACAGCTCCCCAACTTCCCTATGACGAAACCTGTCCCCTCCAAGGCGAACATCCCTATGACGTTAGCAAATCCTGTGCTGACCTCATCGCTCGCAGCTATGCCGTCACCTACAATCTTCCAGTGACAATCACCCGTTGTGGGAACTTCTACGGCGGCGGTGACCTCAACTGGAATCGCATTGTTCCTGGAACCATTCGCTCCATCCTCCGTCAGCAAAGACCAGTCATCCGTTCTGACGGTCAGTACATCCGGGACTACTTCTATGTCGAGGATGGAGCAGCCGCTTATATGTTGTTAGCCGAGAAAATGTCCGACCATCCTGAATTCTATGGTGAAGCCTTTAACTTCTCTAATGAGATTCAAGTCACCGTGCTGCAACTGGTAGAACAAATCCTCTCGTTAATGGACTCCGAGCTAACCCCCGACATTCGCAATCAAGCCAGTCATGAGATTCGGCATCAGTACCTCAGTGCCGCCAAAGCTCGTCAGCAGTTAAATTGGTCGCCGTTATTTGACTTGCCACATGGACTCAAAGCGACAATCAATTGGTACAAAAGCTTCTTATAA
- a CDS encoding class I SAM-dependent methyltransferase, which yields MKSKVFQRSHCRICNSTNLTKVLSFEKMPLTEDFVSQGDIGSEFLADNNVYFCQDCHTVQTQHDVDFTEYYKEFYQYSVGQSPTASRFMEAISSELVDKYFQGAHDLKVLEVGSGDGGQLIPFKRIGCQVLGYEPSSKSVEVAQNQGIPTIQGLFDKNSINNLPEEFKTVDIILLSYTFDHLPEPVEFLRTARSILNPQRGVLVVEVHNLERIFERREFCLFEHEHSIYLTRATAQSLLEQEGFTAINFDIVPETIRRANSLIFVATPSTSELQSLRVPPVDLPEYSQLGFYQEQAKEINQGIENLDNFVSQVIQRGETIAGYGAGGRGVATLAAMNQSHQMSYLIDKNPHGENLYTPKSNLPIFGLEKLQESPVDHLLVFSFGYMNEIKQDLKRFGYQPQQAHSMIDITQNKDYQK from the coding sequence ATGAAATCCAAAGTTTTCCAGCGCAGTCATTGTCGAATCTGCAACTCAACCAACTTAACCAAAGTTTTATCTTTTGAAAAGATGCCTTTGACTGAAGATTTTGTCTCTCAGGGTGACATTGGCAGTGAATTTTTAGCTGACAATAACGTCTACTTCTGCCAAGACTGTCATACTGTTCAAACTCAACATGATGTTGACTTCACGGAATACTATAAAGAGTTTTATCAGTATTCCGTAGGACAATCCCCTACGGCTAGTCGCTTTATGGAAGCCATCTCCTCTGAATTAGTTGATAAATACTTTCAGGGCGCTCATGATTTAAAAGTCTTAGAAGTGGGTTCCGGTGACGGAGGACAGCTCATCCCCTTTAAGCGCATCGGCTGTCAAGTTCTTGGTTATGAGCCATCCTCCAAGTCCGTTGAAGTCGCTCAAAATCAGGGGATTCCAACAATCCAGGGGTTATTTGACAAAAACTCCATAAACAACCTTCCTGAAGAGTTCAAGACCGTAGATATTATCTTACTGTCTTACACCTTCGACCATCTTCCTGAACCCGTCGAATTTTTGAGAACAGCCCGTTCCATTCTCAACCCTCAGCGAGGGGTGTTGGTAGTTGAGGTTCACAACTTAGAGAGAATATTTGAGCGACGAGAATTTTGTTTGTTTGAACATGAACATTCAATTTACCTAACCCGAGCAACTGCCCAGTCGTTGTTAGAACAAGAAGGATTTACGGCAATTAACTTTGATATTGTCCCTGAAACGATACGACGAGCCAACTCACTAATTTTTGTCGCCACTCCGTCCACTTCAGAACTCCAATCTTTACGAGTTCCCCCAGTTGATCTCCCAGAGTATAGCCAGCTTGGTTTCTATCAAGAGCAAGCTAAGGAAATCAATCAAGGAATCGAAAATTTAGACAATTTTGTCAGTCAAGTTATCCAAAGGGGTGAAACAATTGCAGGCTATGGAGCTGGAGGCCGTGGGGTCGCTACATTGGCTGCAATGAATCAGTCCCATCAAATGTCTTATTTAATTGACAAGAATCCTCATGGAGAGAATCTCTACACCCCAAAATCAAATCTACCCATCTTCGGCTTGGAAAAGCTACAAGAATCCCCCGTTGACCATCTATTGGTATTTAGTTTTGGTTATATGAATGAAATCAAACAAGACTTAAAGCGTTTTGGTTATCAACCCCAACAAGCTCACTCCATGATTGATATTACGCAAAACAAGGATTACCAAAAGTAA
- a CDS encoding NAD(P)-dependent oxidoreductase, with protein MTPSIVITGASGFIGSALVKKLIQDGYTPIILNRSSSDVHRLKNIDGYETYTYNHLTDSEIINQLKQRKPQTFIHLAWKGTHNREHNQPYQILDNLPLTLDSVTLANAVGCHHWIGIGSQTEYGNPNCQVDENYLTQPNTVYGQAKLASCWAGLGLCQTYNMTGTWLRLFGVYGPGDAPYHLFPYVMQEFLNGRSPQVTQCEQKWDFLYIDDITDAILRVIQHQPSGIFNLGSGEAIQLKEVVESIRRLCHVDISPGYGAIPYKPNQIMYLQSDSRKLETSANWNPKISLDKGLQKTLDWLKKTSI; from the coding sequence ATGACCCCATCTATTGTGATAACAGGAGCAAGTGGTTTTATCGGTTCCGCCTTAGTGAAAAAGCTAATTCAGGACGGTTATACCCCCATTATTCTGAATCGCTCATCATCCGACGTACACCGCCTAAAGAACATTGACGGTTATGAAACCTATACCTACAATCATTTAACGGATTCCGAGATTATCAACCAACTCAAACAACGAAAACCCCAGACGTTCATTCACCTGGCTTGGAAAGGAACCCATAATCGAGAACATAACCAGCCGTACCAAATCCTTGATAATCTGCCCCTAACCCTCGATTCCGTCACCTTAGCGAATGCAGTCGGCTGTCACCATTGGATTGGAATAGGATCTCAGACCGAATATGGAAACCCAAACTGTCAGGTTGATGAAAACTATCTAACCCAACCCAATACAGTCTACGGACAAGCCAAACTTGCATCCTGCTGGGCTGGACTCGGATTATGTCAAACCTATAATATGACAGGAACCTGGTTAAGATTGTTTGGGGTATACGGTCCAGGGGATGCCCCCTATCATTTATTTCCCTATGTCATGCAGGAATTTCTAAATGGTCGTTCCCCCCAAGTAACCCAATGCGAACAAAAATGGGATTTTCTTTACATTGATGATATTACCGATGCTATCCTGCGTGTCATTCAACATCAGCCGTCAGGAATTTTCAACCTAGGTTCAGGTGAAGCCATACAACTCAAAGAGGTGGTTGAATCGATTCGCCGTCTCTGTCATGTTGATATTTCCCCTGGATACGGTGCAATCCCTTATAAGCCTAACCAGATTATGTATCTCCAGTCTGATTCCAGAAAGCTGGAAACTTCAGCAAACTGGAATCCCAAGATTTCCTTGGATAAGGGTTTGCAAAAAACCTTAGACTGGCTTAAGAAAACATCCATTTAA